Proteins co-encoded in one Mytilus edulis unplaced genomic scaffold, xbMytEdul2.2 SCAFFOLD_778, whole genome shotgun sequence genomic window:
- the LOC139509704 gene encoding dolichol-phosphate mannosyltransferase subunit 3-like, protein MIPKLFQWLFGVGAFLSVWLAVVLEYVHVQSSSSFKSLFIIPLPLIALVLFAIYSLGVIIYRVAIFNNCEEASKELQSQIEEAKTDLQKKGFKFDNT, encoded by the exons ATG ATACCAAAGTTGTTTCAATGGTTGTTTGGTGTTGGTGCCTTCCTGAGTGTGTGGTTGGCAGTAGTATTGGAATATGTTCACGTTCAGTCATCTAGTTCATTTAAGTCATTATTTATTATACCA CTGCCATTGATTGCTCTAGTCTTATTTGCA ATATATTCTTTGGGTGTTATCATATATAGAGTTGCCATATTCAATAACTGTGAAGAAGCATCAAAGGAACTTCAATCG cAAATAGAGGAAGCCAAAACTGATTTACAGAAGAAGGGATTCAAGTTTGACAACACATGA